A window of the Synechococcus sp. LTW-R genome harbors these coding sequences:
- a CDS encoding APC family permease: MLSFARRLLGRPLPRAEADAQRLPSLIALPILSSDALSSVAYATEAALGVLLLAGSAALGWSLPITVCIVGLIAIVVLSYRQAIEAYPEGGGSYVVARENLGPMAGLVAAAALLVDYILTAAVSLMAAVQALSSLLPSLLPHETSLSLLLLALVGWANLRGLKEAGRLFVLPTYSFVVMVGLLAVFGLQNLVFAHGFRPDAPPAVAALEPLGLFLILRAFSAGCSAMTGIEAIANGVKVFREPSAKRAQRTLLVMGVLLALLFLAVSGLAFLYGIAPNPDRTVLAQIGLRVFGPSNPLYWCLQISTLLILGLAANTAFSGFPRLAALLAQDRYLPRQMAWLGDRLVFQNGIGLLLLVSALVIVVCRGNTNVAINLYALGVFLAFTLSQAGLVRHWWCRRGSGWRGRLAMNALGAITTGLVFAVIVLSKFDEGAWIVVLLLPLMVWGLGGIGRRYERVYDAIELQPGEDISVRWPDRQDVLENQSIVWLASWSRPTLEALRYAAQVSDRVIGVWVCEPNDDFEALRQRWHRLVGDAPQFELRLLESPFASLIDPFAQFVAEEEARCPESQFTIVMPMAIPRRRFDHLLLNQRGLNMREALNERRSRVFTLVRYFPPA; encoded by the coding sequence GTGCTCTCGTTTGCCCGTCGCCTGTTGGGGCGTCCCCTGCCGCGCGCGGAGGCTGATGCCCAGCGGCTCCCCAGCCTGATTGCGCTGCCGATCCTGTCCTCGGATGCCCTCTCCTCGGTGGCCTATGCGACCGAGGCGGCCCTGGGGGTGTTGCTACTGGCCGGCAGTGCAGCCCTTGGCTGGTCCCTGCCAATCACGGTCTGCATCGTGGGGCTGATCGCCATCGTGGTGCTCTCCTACCGGCAGGCGATCGAGGCCTATCCCGAGGGTGGTGGTTCCTATGTGGTGGCCCGGGAGAACCTCGGCCCCATGGCGGGGCTGGTGGCGGCGGCGGCACTGCTGGTGGATTACATCCTCACCGCGGCGGTGAGCCTGATGGCGGCGGTTCAGGCCTTGAGCTCGCTGCTGCCAAGCTTGCTGCCCCATGAAACCAGCCTGTCGCTGTTGCTGCTGGCCCTGGTGGGGTGGGCGAATTTGCGTGGCCTCAAGGAGGCCGGGCGGCTGTTTGTTCTGCCCACCTATTCCTTCGTGGTGATGGTGGGACTGCTGGCTGTCTTTGGTCTGCAGAACCTCGTCTTTGCCCATGGCTTCCGCCCGGATGCGCCACCGGCGGTGGCGGCCCTGGAGCCCTTGGGCCTGTTTTTGATCCTGCGGGCCTTCAGCGCCGGCTGTTCGGCCATGACCGGCATCGAAGCGATTGCCAATGGCGTGAAGGTCTTTCGTGAGCCCTCGGCCAAGCGCGCCCAGCGCACCTTGCTCGTGATGGGAGTCCTTTTGGCCCTGCTGTTCCTGGCCGTGAGCGGTTTGGCCTTTCTCTATGGGATTGCTCCGAACCCCGATCGCACGGTGCTGGCCCAGATCGGTCTGCGGGTGTTTGGCCCGAGCAACCCCCTCTACTGGTGCCTGCAGATCAGCACTCTGTTGATCCTCGGTTTGGCGGCCAACACGGCGTTTTCCGGTTTCCCGCGCTTGGCGGCCCTGCTCGCCCAGGACCGCTATCTGCCCCGCCAAATGGCCTGGCTTGGGGATCGCCTGGTGTTCCAGAACGGCATCGGCCTGCTGCTGTTGGTGTCAGCGCTGGTGATCGTGGTCTGCCGCGGCAACACCAATGTCGCGATCAATCTCTACGCCTTGGGCGTGTTCTTGGCCTTCACCCTCTCCCAGGCGGGTCTGGTGCGGCACTGGTGGTGCAGGCGTGGCTCTGGCTGGCGTGGGCGGCTGGCGATGAATGCCCTGGGGGCGATCACGACCGGTCTGGTCTTTGCGGTGATCGTCCTGAGCAAATTCGATGAGGGCGCCTGGATCGTGGTGCTGTTGCTGCCGCTCATGGTCTGGGGACTGGGCGGGATCGGCCGCCGCTACGAACGGGTTTACGACGCGATCGAACTGCAGCCCGGGGAGGACATCTCGGTGCGATGGCCGGATCGTCAGGACGTGTTGGAGAACCAGAGCATCGTCTGGCTGGCGTCCTGGAGCCGTCCCACGCTGGAGGCCTTGCGCTACGCCGCCCAGGTCTCGGATCGGGTGATTGGCGTGTGGGTCTGTGAACCGAATGACGACTTTGAGGCGTTGCGCCAGCGTTGGCATCGCCTCGTCGGCGATGCGCCTCAATTTGAGTTGCGCCTGCTGGAGAGTCCCTTCGCGTCGTTGATCGATCCTTTTGCCCAGTTCGTGGCGGAGGAGGAAGCCCGCTGCCCGGAGAGTCAATTCACGATCGTGATGCCGATGGCGATTCCCCGGCGGCGGTTTGATCACCTCCTGCTCAACCAGCGTGGCCTGAACATGCGGGAGGCCCTCAACGAACGGCGCAGCCGGGTGTTCACCCTGGTGCGCTACTTCCCTCCGGCCTAG
- the rdgB gene encoding RdgB/HAM1 family non-canonical purine NTP pyrophosphatase, protein MRPGTSQPILVIASGNPYKVAEIRSMLDAVDLEVRQQPDGLEIEETGSTYLENARLKACGVAQLTGQWALADDSGLEVDALAGAPGLYSARYAATDPERIHRLLQELGSSPYRSGSFNSAMVLADPEGRPVLESEGICRGEILTSPQGTGGGYDPIFWVREAGLTYAQMGQHLKDKLGSRGKAARALAPGLKEIFGLA, encoded by the coding sequence ATGCGACCTGGCACGTCCCAGCCGATTTTGGTGATTGCCAGTGGCAACCCCTACAAGGTGGCCGAGATCCGCTCGATGTTGGATGCGGTCGACCTGGAGGTTCGTCAGCAGCCGGATGGCCTCGAAATTGAAGAAACCGGCTCGACGTACCTCGAAAACGCTCGCCTGAAGGCCTGCGGGGTGGCCCAGTTGACGGGGCAGTGGGCGCTGGCCGACGACTCCGGCCTCGAGGTCGATGCCCTGGCGGGTGCCCCGGGCCTCTACTCGGCCCGTTACGCCGCCACGGACCCCGAGCGCATCCACCGGTTGCTGCAGGAATTGGGATCGAGCCCCTACCGCAGCGGCAGCTTTAACAGCGCCATGGTGCTAGCCGACCCTGAGGGCCGCCCGGTGCTCGAGTCCGAGGGCATCTGCCGAGGTGAAATCCTTACCAGCCCCCAGGGGACTGGCGGCGGTTATGACCCGATCTTTTGGGTGCGTGAAGCCGGCCTGACTTATGCCCAGATGGGTCAGCACCTCAAGGACAAACTGGGTTCCCGTGGCAAGGCCGCGCGTGCGTTAGCGCCGGGCCTTAAGGAGATCTTCGGTCTGGCCTAA
- a CDS encoding form I ribulose bisphosphate carboxylase large subunit, translated as MAKKYDAGVKEYRDTYWTPDYVPLDTDLLACFKCTGQEGVPKEEVAAAVAAESSTGTWSTVWSELLTDLDFYKGRCYRIEDVPGDKESFYAFIAYPLDLFEEGSVTNVLTSLVGNVFGFKALRHLRLEDIRFPMAFIKTCMGPPNGIQVERDRMNKYGRPLLGCTIKPKLGLSGKNYGRVVYECLRGGLDFTKDDENINSQPFQRWQNRFEFVAEAVKSAEQETGERKGHYLNCTAATPEQMYERAEFAKELGQPIIMHDYITGGFTANTGLSHWCRKNGILLHIHRAMHAVIDRHPKHGIHFRVLAKCLRLSGGDQLHTGTVVGKLEGDRQSTLGYIDQLRESFVPEDRSRGNFFDQDWGSMGGVFAVASGGIHVWHMPALVSIFGDDSVLQFGGGTHGHPWGSAAGAAANRVALEACVKARNAGREIEREGRDILMEAAKHSPELAIALETWKEIKFEFDTVDKLDVN; from the coding sequence ATGGCTAAGAAGTACGACGCTGGGGTTAAGGAGTACCGCGACACGTATTGGACTCCTGATTACGTCCCCCTCGACACCGACCTGCTGGCTTGCTTCAAGTGCACCGGCCAGGAAGGCGTTCCCAAGGAAGAAGTTGCCGCTGCTGTGGCTGCTGAATCCTCCACCGGCACCTGGTCCACTGTGTGGTCCGAGCTCCTCACCGACCTCGACTTCTACAAGGGCCGTTGCTACCGCATCGAAGACGTTCCTGGCGACAAGGAATCCTTCTATGCGTTCATCGCCTACCCCCTCGACCTGTTCGAAGAGGGTTCCGTCACCAACGTTCTGACCTCCCTGGTCGGCAACGTCTTCGGTTTCAAGGCTCTGCGCCACCTGCGTCTGGAAGACATCCGCTTCCCGATGGCGTTCATCAAGACCTGCATGGGTCCCCCGAACGGCATCCAGGTCGAGCGCGACCGTATGAACAAGTACGGCCGTCCCCTGCTGGGTTGCACCATCAAGCCGAAGCTCGGCCTGAGCGGTAAGAACTACGGCCGGGTTGTGTATGAGTGCCTCCGCGGTGGTCTCGACTTCACCAAGGACGATGAGAACATCAACTCCCAGCCCTTCCAGCGTTGGCAGAACCGCTTTGAGTTCGTTGCCGAAGCTGTGAAGTCCGCTGAGCAGGAGACCGGCGAGCGTAAGGGTCACTACCTGAACTGCACCGCCGCCACCCCTGAGCAGATGTACGAGCGGGCCGAGTTCGCCAAGGAACTCGGGCAGCCGATCATCATGCACGACTACATCACTGGTGGCTTCACCGCTAACACCGGTCTGTCGCACTGGTGCCGTAAGAACGGCATCCTGCTGCACATCCACCGCGCCATGCACGCGGTGATCGACCGTCACCCCAAGCACGGCATCCACTTCCGCGTTCTCGCCAAGTGTCTGCGTCTCTCCGGTGGTGACCAGCTGCACACCGGCACCGTGGTCGGCAAGCTCGAGGGCGACCGTCAGTCCACCCTCGGCTACATCGACCAACTGCGCGAATCCTTCGTTCCCGAAGATCGCAGCCGCGGTAACTTCTTCGACCAAGATTGGGGTTCCATGGGCGGCGTGTTCGCCGTGGCCTCCGGCGGTATCCACGTCTGGCACATGCCGGCCCTGGTGAGCATCTTCGGCGACGACTCCGTGCTCCAGTTCGGTGGTGGTACCCACGGTCACCCCTGGGGTTCTGCTGCTGGTGCTGCGGCTAACCGCGTGGCACTGGAAGCCTGCGTCAAAGCCCGTAACGCCGGTCGCGAGATTGAGCGCGAAGGCCGCGACATCCTCATGGAAGCCGCGAAGCACAGCCCCGAGCTGGCCATCGCCCTCGAGACCTGGAAGGAAATCAAGTTCGAGTTCGACACCGTCGACAAGCTCGACGTCAACTGA
- a CDS encoding sodium-dependent bicarbonate transport family permease, translating into MDTSLVLQNLFTPPVLFFFLGGIAVLVGSDLEIPAPLPKQFSLYLLLAIGFKGGLELQHSGVSGQVLPTIAAAVLMSLVVPLYSFAVLRWKLDSFNAAATAGTYGSISAVTFITAESFLDTQHVPHDGFMVAALALMESPAIIVGLLLVKLAAPQQRPSSGGMRWGAVLHEALLNGSVYLLVGSLLVGFLSAANSPSSVEKMLPFTDNLFYGALSFFLLDMGIVAAQRLRDLKQAGVFLISFAVLMPLFNALLGTLIARGLALSPGNALLFVVLCASASYIAVPAAMRMTVPEANPSFYTSTALGLTFPFNILVGIPLYMALINTVLPAAG; encoded by the coding sequence ATGGACACCAGCCTGGTTCTCCAGAACCTGTTCACGCCCCCGGTCCTCTTCTTTTTCCTCGGCGGCATTGCCGTGTTGGTGGGCTCGGATCTGGAGATCCCCGCCCCCCTGCCGAAGCAGTTCTCGCTCTATCTCTTGCTGGCGATTGGCTTTAAGGGCGGCCTCGAGTTGCAGCACAGCGGCGTCAGTGGCCAAGTCCTACCGACCATTGCCGCCGCGGTCCTGATGTCCCTCGTGGTGCCGCTTTATTCCTTCGCGGTGTTGCGCTGGAAGCTGGACAGCTTCAATGCAGCCGCCACTGCCGGGACCTACGGCTCGATCTCGGCGGTGACTTTTATTACTGCCGAAAGCTTTCTGGACACCCAGCACGTGCCGCACGACGGCTTCATGGTCGCGGCGCTAGCGCTGATGGAGTCGCCGGCGATCATTGTTGGCCTGCTCCTGGTGAAACTGGCGGCGCCGCAGCAACGCCCCAGTTCAGGCGGAATGCGCTGGGGAGCAGTGCTGCATGAGGCGCTGCTGAACGGCTCTGTTTATCTCCTTGTCGGCAGCTTGTTGGTGGGCTTTCTCAGTGCCGCGAACAGCCCCAGCAGCGTTGAAAAGATGCTGCCCTTCACCGACAACTTGTTCTATGGCGCCCTGAGCTTTTTCCTGCTCGACATGGGCATCGTCGCCGCCCAACGCCTTCGGGACCTGAAGCAAGCCGGTGTCTTTCTGATCAGTTTTGCGGTGTTAATGCCCCTCTTTAACGCCCTCCTGGGCACGTTGATTGCCAGGGGATTGGCTCTCAGCCCTGGCAATGCCCTTCTATTTGTCGTGCTGTGCGCCAGCGCCTCCTACATCGCGGTCCCTGCGGCGATGCGGATGACGGTTCCAGAGGCCAACCCGAGTTTCTACACCTCAACGGCCCTGGGATTGACCTTTCCCTTCAACATCCTGGTCGGGATCCCGCTGTACATGGCCCTGATCAACACCGTCCTTCCCGCCGCCGGCTGA
- a CDS encoding BMC domain-containing protein, translating to MIERNPRRRSSSVQITGTDLGFSGSGTSLDELHPSAASCVITTDSEARLVSQASAVESIELRTYVFLDSLQPQLATYMGTVSQGFLPIPGDACLWLEVSPGMAVHRVTDIALKASTVRLGQMIVERAFGSLALYHRDQSNVLHSGDVVLEAIGSSVDERTRCSVTWTEVIRAITPDHAVLINRQNRRGSMIQAGMSMFILETEPAGYVLLAANEAEKASNITVVDVKAVGAFGRLTLAGWEGDVNEAAAAAMRAVEQINRRSAR from the coding sequence TTGATCGAACGCAATCCCAGGCGACGCAGTTCATCGGTCCAGATCACTGGCACCGACCTGGGATTCAGCGGCAGTGGCACCTCCCTGGATGAGCTCCATCCATCGGCCGCCAGCTGCGTCATCACCACCGACAGCGAAGCGCGGCTGGTGAGCCAAGCCAGTGCGGTCGAATCGATCGAACTGCGCACCTACGTTTTTCTCGACTCGCTCCAACCCCAGCTCGCCACCTACATGGGCACGGTGAGCCAAGGCTTCCTGCCGATCCCCGGCGATGCCTGCCTCTGGTTGGAGGTCTCCCCGGGCATGGCCGTGCACCGGGTCACCGACATTGCCCTGAAGGCCAGCACGGTCCGCCTTGGCCAGATGATCGTCGAGCGGGCCTTTGGCTCCCTCGCCCTCTATCACCGCGACCAGAGCAATGTGCTCCACTCCGGCGATGTCGTGCTGGAGGCGATCGGCAGCAGCGTCGACGAACGGACCCGTTGCAGCGTGACCTGGACCGAGGTGATTCGCGCGATCACCCCGGACCATGCGGTGCTGATCAACCGTCAGAACCGGCGTGGTTCGATGATCCAGGCGGGCATGAGCATGTTCATCCTCGAGACCGAACCCGCTGGCTATGTCCTACTCGCGGCCAATGAGGCCGAAAAGGCGAGCAACATCACGGTCGTTGACGTCAAAGCCGTCGGCGCCTTCGGCCGCCTGACCCTGGCCGGCTGGGAAGGTGATGTGAACGAAGCCGCCGCCGCCGCCATGCGCGCGGTCGAGCAGATCAACAGGCGCTCAGCCCGCTGA
- a CDS encoding CsoS2 family carboxysome shell protein, giving the protein MATKSSREAALERRKALTDGGKKASGRYGSGGGRVRSASDARPTRTNAAPSSAPRPAAAEAVDPAAAPTRQLSAPISAHRSNAGKRVSNPSRDLVLSRREAMTRGGKRADTSKDRTRTDVAKEAPKAAAAPAAEHKCKCQDKTSDTQQSRSASLSLSSERAASSSSRAGSERRAAARKGTAQHNASRALVLARREALSKRGKSASNSTKTGAAAVARQINPDLSARELAQKVRELKSKTGAAGSARNSGTRPSGPNRHGAKQAAADAAWKVGVSETLSGQTVTGTQANRSVKTTGNEAATCRSITGTEYLGAEVFQTFCGGQPASSNQPSKVRVSATSHGNRVTGNEVGRGEKVTGDEPGTCKTVTGTEYISANQSSSYCGGVNPSVRKVGRSQTQGGQAVSGVMVGRSERVTGDEAGSGRNLTGDQYLGSDASVGGRAATKVSSQNTLRGTDVTGTAVGRSKQVTGDEPGSCRNVTGDEYIGSEQFDGFCGTRPAPEAAKVGFSITNRNQVVSGSRTGRSEKVTGDEPGSCKVVTGTPYAGLEQAGDFCNTSAVRAVRERTPVRNSNRMTGIQPGIGGVMTGAERGACESISGTPYVGADQQANACGTAPSRDADFPQPLNGAAWQEFSVQSPARAAQEERESTGRVTGSTYEQGGRITGPFDMASGKITGTEQFRFDRRSSQRLAQAQEPVAIAADEAQASRVTGEGSGTKITGDDWDRGDRVTGTEGRSARRRNPTRVGPMSAMPGVQPKRNDEVPAPNNKVTGSSGSTDQGSLITVSGGARG; this is encoded by the coding sequence ATGGCCACTAAATCGAGTCGCGAAGCAGCCCTGGAGCGCCGCAAGGCCCTCACCGACGGCGGTAAGAAAGCCTCCGGCCGTTACGGCAGCGGTGGTGGTCGCGTTCGCAGCGCTTCCGATGCCCGTCCGACCCGGACCAACGCCGCTCCCAGCAGCGCCCCCCGTCCGGCTGCCGCTGAAGCAGTTGACCCTGCTGCGGCACCGACCCGTCAGCTGTCCGCCCCCATCAGCGCCCATCGGTCCAACGCCGGCAAGCGGGTTTCGAACCCCAGCCGCGACCTGGTGCTCTCCCGCCGTGAGGCCATGACTCGCGGTGGCAAGCGCGCGGACACCTCCAAAGACCGCACCCGCACCGACGTCGCGAAGGAAGCCCCGAAGGCAGCTGCGGCGCCCGCTGCTGAGCACAAGTGCAAGTGCCAAGACAAGACCAGCGATACCCAACAATCCCGTTCGGCGTCCCTGTCGCTCTCCAGCGAGCGGGCTGCCTCTAGCTCCAGCCGTGCCGGCAGTGAGCGTCGCGCCGCTGCCCGCAAGGGGACCGCTCAGCACAACGCCAGCCGCGCCCTGGTACTGGCTCGCCGTGAGGCCCTGAGCAAGCGCGGTAAGTCCGCCAGCAACTCCACCAAGACCGGTGCCGCGGCTGTCGCCCGCCAGATCAACCCTGATCTGAGTGCCCGCGAGCTGGCCCAGAAAGTCCGTGAGCTGAAAAGCAAGACCGGTGCTGCCGGCAGTGCCCGCAACAGCGGCACCCGCCCCAGCGGCCCCAACCGCCACGGCGCCAAGCAAGCCGCCGCCGATGCCGCCTGGAAGGTGGGCGTCAGCGAAACCCTCTCCGGTCAAACGGTCACCGGCACCCAAGCCAACCGTTCGGTGAAAACCACCGGCAACGAAGCAGCCACCTGCCGTTCGATCACCGGTACCGAATATCTCGGCGCCGAGGTGTTCCAGACCTTCTGCGGTGGCCAACCCGCCAGCAGCAACCAGCCCTCAAAGGTGCGCGTCAGCGCCACCAGCCACGGCAACCGCGTCACCGGTAACGAAGTCGGCCGCGGTGAAAAGGTCACCGGCGATGAGCCCGGAACCTGCAAGACCGTGACCGGTACCGAGTACATCTCGGCCAACCAGTCCAGCTCCTATTGCGGTGGCGTGAATCCGTCCGTCCGCAAGGTGGGGCGCAGCCAGACCCAAGGCGGCCAGGCCGTCAGCGGCGTCATGGTGGGTCGCAGCGAGCGCGTCACCGGAGATGAAGCCGGTTCAGGCCGCAACCTGACGGGCGACCAGTACCTGGGTTCTGATGCCAGCGTCGGTGGCCGTGCGGCCACCAAGGTCAGCAGCCAGAACACCCTTCGGGGCACCGATGTCACCGGCACCGCCGTGGGCCGCAGCAAGCAAGTCACCGGCGATGAACCCGGTAGCTGCCGCAACGTCACTGGTGATGAGTACATCGGCAGCGAGCAGTTCGACGGCTTCTGCGGCACGCGTCCCGCACCGGAAGCCGCGAAGGTGGGCTTCAGCATCACCAACCGCAATCAAGTGGTCAGCGGCAGCCGCACCGGCCGCTCTGAAAAAGTCACCGGTGATGAGCCCGGCAGCTGCAAGGTGGTGACCGGCACCCCCTACGCCGGCCTCGAGCAGGCAGGCGACTTCTGCAACACCTCCGCCGTTCGCGCTGTCCGTGAGCGCACCCCCGTCCGCAACTCCAACCGCATGACCGGCATTCAGCCCGGCATCGGTGGTGTGATGACCGGCGCCGAGCGCGGCGCCTGCGAATCCATCAGCGGCACCCCCTACGTCGGTGCGGACCAACAGGCCAACGCCTGCGGCACTGCTCCCAGCCGCGATGCCGACTTTCCCCAGCCCCTGAACGGTGCGGCTTGGCAAGAGTTCAGCGTCCAATCCCCGGCGCGTGCTGCTCAGGAAGAGCGCGAAAGCACCGGTCGCGTCACCGGCAGCACCTACGAGCAAGGCGGACGGATCACTGGTCCTTTCGATATGGCCAGCGGCAAGATCACCGGCACTGAACAGTTCCGCTTCGACCGTCGCTCCAGCCAGCGCCTGGCCCAAGCCCAGGAGCCCGTGGCCATCGCCGCCGATGAGGCCCAAGCCTCCCGCGTCACCGGGGAAGGCTCCGGCACCAAGATCACCGGCGATGACTGGGATCGTGGAGACCGCGTCACCGGCACCGAGGGCCGTTCGGCCCGCCGCCGGAACCCCACCCGCGTGGGTCCGATGAGTGCCATGCCCGGCGTTCAGCCGAAGCGCAACGACGAAGTTCCCGCTCCCAACAACAAGGTGACCGGCTCCAGCGGCAGCACCGATCAGGGCTCTCTGATCACCGTCTCCGGCGGCGCCCGGGGCTGA
- a CDS encoding transcriptional regulator, which translates to MKRLDVIVSERELDAVLKAIDAAGSPGYTVMKHVTGKGPHGSVSEAMDFSGLGANAHVLVFCEPKIVEGLRVTLKPLLEYYGGVAYLSDAESL; encoded by the coding sequence ATGAAACGTCTCGATGTGATCGTGAGCGAGCGGGAGCTCGATGCCGTCCTCAAAGCGATCGATGCGGCCGGCTCACCGGGCTACACCGTGATGAAACACGTGACCGGCAAGGGCCCCCACGGCTCCGTATCAGAGGCCATGGACTTCAGCGGACTGGGTGCGAATGCCCACGTCTTGGTGTTTTGCGAGCCAAAGATCGTGGAGGGACTGCGGGTCACCCTCAAGCCATTACTGGAGTATTACGGCGGCGTTGCCTATCTCTCAGACGCCGAATCGCTCTAA
- a CDS encoding ribulose bisphosphate carboxylase small subunit, producing the protein MPFKSTVGDYQTVATLETFGFLPPMTQDEIYDQIAYIIAQGWSPLVEHVHPSRSMATYWSYWKLPFFGEKDLSVIVNELEACHRAYPDHHVRLVGYDAYTQSQGACFVVFEGR; encoded by the coding sequence ATGCCTTTCAAGAGCACCGTGGGTGACTACCAAACAGTCGCCACCCTGGAGACCTTCGGCTTCCTCCCGCCGATGACCCAGGACGAGATCTACGACCAGATCGCGTACATCATTGCCCAGGGTTGGAGCCCGCTCGTTGAGCACGTCCACCCCAGCCGCTCCATGGCCACCTATTGGTCCTACTGGAAGCTGCCCTTCTTCGGTGAGAAGGACCTGAGCGTCATCGTGAACGAGCTCGAAGCTTGCCACCGCGCTTACCCCGACCACCACGTGCGTCTCGTGGGCTACGACGCCTACACCCAAAGCCAAGGCGCTTGCTTCGTGGTGTTCGAAGGCCGCTGA
- the bioA gene encoding adenosylmethionine--8-amino-7-oxononanoate transaminase gives MDWHPHLWHPITQVAHSDAPQRVVRAQGSLLELEDGRALIDAISSWWVTLHGHAEPSIAAAIGRQAHALEQVIFANFSHGPAEQLANRLSAHTGLERLFFSDNGSSAVEVALKMAWQWWRNQGSERRQLIAFEGAYHGDTFGAMAVGDRSVFTEAFEELLFDVTRLPWPATHWGDTSIDEREAAALTALREALQTPTAALIVEPLIQGAAGMRMVRPQFLKAVAEEVQASGALFIADEVMTGFGRTGALFACQRAGIQPDLVALSKGLTGGFLPMAVTMASERIYAGFISESEPTATFFHGHSFTANPLGCAAALASLDLLEANPQAYTGFEARHQPHLEALAQHPKVQDVRCTGTVAAFEIEAGETSYLNPIGKVVQRHCIEQGVYLRPLGNVVYLLPPLCTSDAQLQQCYDALQSCLEQL, from the coding sequence ATGGATTGGCATCCCCACCTCTGGCACCCGATCACCCAGGTGGCGCACAGCGACGCGCCCCAACGGGTGGTGCGGGCCCAGGGGTCACTGCTGGAACTCGAAGACGGCCGTGCGCTGATCGATGCCATCAGCAGTTGGTGGGTCACCCTCCATGGCCACGCCGAACCGAGCATCGCGGCCGCCATTGGGCGCCAAGCCCATGCGCTCGAGCAGGTGATCTTCGCCAACTTCAGCCACGGGCCCGCCGAACAACTCGCCAACCGACTCAGTGCCCACACCGGTCTGGAGCGGCTCTTCTTCTCCGACAACGGCTCCAGCGCCGTCGAGGTGGCACTGAAAATGGCCTGGCAGTGGTGGCGCAACCAAGGCAGTGAACGCCGCCAATTGATCGCCTTTGAAGGGGCCTATCACGGCGACACTTTTGGGGCGATGGCCGTCGGCGATCGCTCGGTCTTCACCGAAGCCTTCGAAGAGCTGCTCTTCGATGTCACCCGACTGCCCTGGCCGGCCACCCACTGGGGTGATACGAGCATCGATGAGCGGGAGGCGGCCGCCCTCACGGCCCTACGCGAAGCCCTCCAGACCCCCACCGCCGCCCTGATCGTCGAACCCCTCATCCAGGGGGCCGCCGGCATGCGCATGGTGCGCCCTCAATTCCTGAAGGCCGTTGCCGAGGAAGTCCAAGCCAGCGGGGCCCTGTTCATTGCCGATGAGGTGATGACCGGCTTCGGCCGGACCGGGGCGCTCTTTGCCTGCCAGCGTGCCGGGATTCAACCTGACCTGGTGGCCCTCTCCAAAGGACTCACCGGCGGTTTCTTACCGATGGCCGTGACCATGGCCAGTGAGCGCATCTACGCCGGCTTCATCAGCGAGAGCGAGCCCACCGCCACCTTTTTCCACGGCCACAGCTTCACCGCGAACCCCTTGGGTTGCGCCGCAGCTCTCGCCAGCCTGGATCTGCTGGAGGCCAACCCACAGGCCTACACGGGTTTTGAGGCGCGCCATCAACCGCATCTCGAGGCCCTCGCACAGCACCCCAAGGTGCAGGACGTCCGCTGCACCGGCACCGTGGCCGCTTTCGAGATCGAGGCTGGCGAGACCAGTTACCTGAACCCGATCGGCAAGGTCGTCCAGCGCCACTGCATCGAGCAGGGGGTCTATCTCCGACCCCTGGGCAACGTCGTCTACCTGCTGCCGCCCCTGTGCACGAGCGATGCCCAACTGCAGCAGTGCTACGACGCGCTGCAGTCCTGCTTGGAGCAGCTCTAG
- a CDS encoding BMC domain-containing protein, with translation MANETMGIALGMIETRGLVPAIEAADAMTKAAEVRLVGREFVGGGYVTVLVRGETGAVNAAVRAGADACERVGDGLVAAHIIARPHREVEPALNSSAGFVGSKD, from the coding sequence ATGGCTAACGAAACCATGGGCATCGCCCTCGGCATGATCGAGACCCGGGGTCTGGTCCCAGCGATCGAAGCCGCTGACGCCATGACCAAGGCCGCCGAAGTGCGCCTGGTCGGTCGCGAATTCGTGGGCGGCGGTTACGTCACCGTTCTGGTCCGCGGCGAAACCGGTGCTGTGAACGCTGCTGTTCGCGCTGGCGCCGATGCCTGCGAGCGCGTGGGTGATGGCCTGGTTGCCGCCCACATCATTGCTCGCCCCCACCGTGAAGTGGAGCCTGCTCTGAACAGCAGCGCCGGCTTCGTTGGTTCGAAGGACTGA